In one Hymenobacter sp. DG25B genomic region, the following are encoded:
- a CDS encoding lysylphosphatidylglycerol synthase transmembrane domain-containing protein: MKKLLNILKYVLLLAFSALLMRYAVRDQDLSKVGRYMREANYFWMGITVVLSALGYFSRAYRWKMQLDATKHQPNYWDVYHAMMVGYLANLVLPRMGEVIRCSVLRRTGGIPVQVALGSVITERVIDVLVLFTLLGATLLLDFNKFWAFVLSLFSDKYDTLAQSRNLIMAAVGIAGALVLIGGYLLYRNVERLRQLALFNKLEGFVRGLMEGVFSIRKLDSKGLFLLHTAFTWLVYYLMDYLAFFAFPETHNLGMAAGLAVLTFGAFGMATPVQGGIGAFHLMVQSTLLVYGVSKEAGIAYALVVHGTQTLLVVIMGGISFVVSMIKSGRAKRAVAASVPDAVTPAYVE; the protein is encoded by the coding sequence GTGAAAAAACTGCTCAATATTCTGAAGTATGTGCTGTTGCTGGCTTTCTCCGCCCTGCTGATGCGCTACGCCGTGCGCGACCAGGACCTGAGCAAAGTAGGCCGCTACATGCGTGAGGCCAATTACTTCTGGATGGGTATCACCGTTGTGCTCTCGGCGCTGGGCTACTTCAGCCGCGCCTACCGCTGGAAAATGCAGCTGGATGCCACTAAGCACCAGCCCAACTATTGGGATGTATACCACGCCATGATGGTGGGCTACCTGGCCAACTTGGTGCTGCCGCGCATGGGCGAGGTTATCCGGTGTTCGGTGCTGCGGCGCACGGGCGGTATTCCGGTGCAGGTGGCGCTGGGCTCGGTTATCACGGAGCGGGTGATTGATGTGCTGGTGCTGTTTACCCTGCTGGGTGCCACGCTCTTGCTGGATTTCAATAAGTTCTGGGCCTTTGTGCTGAGCTTGTTTTCCGATAAGTACGATACGCTGGCGCAAAGCCGGAACCTCATTATGGCGGCCGTTGGTATTGCGGGGGCGCTGGTGCTCATTGGCGGGTATCTGCTGTACCGGAACGTAGAGCGGCTACGGCAGCTGGCCCTGTTTAATAAGCTGGAAGGCTTTGTACGCGGGCTTATGGAAGGCGTATTCAGCATCCGGAAGCTGGATAGCAAAGGCTTGTTTCTACTGCACACGGCCTTCACCTGGCTGGTCTATTATCTCATGGACTATCTGGCATTTTTTGCCTTTCCGGAAACCCACAATCTGGGCATGGCTGCCGGACTGGCAGTACTCACGTTTGGGGCGTTTGGCATGGCCACGCCGGTGCAGGGCGGCATTGGGGCCTTCCACCTGATGGTGCAAAGCACCCTGCTGGTCTATGGGGTGTCGAAGGAAGCCGGTATTGCGTATGCGCTGGTAGTGCATGGCACCCAAACGCTGCTGGTAGTGATCATGGGTGGTATCAGCTTTGTAGTCAGTATGATCAAGTCGGGTAGGGCAAAGCGCGCCGTAGCGGCGTCGGTGCCCGATGCCGTCACCCCTGCTTATGTGGAGTAA
- a CDS encoding acyl-CoA dehydrogenase produces the protein MDFQLTEEQLAVQAAARDFAQNELWAGVIERDEHQKFPAEQIKKMGELGFLGMMVSPEYGGGGMDTVSYVLAMEEISKVDASCSVIMSVNNSLVCWGLEKYGTEEQKQKYLPRLTSGEIIGAFCLSEPEAGSDATMQRTTAEDMGDHYLLNGTKNWITNGSSASVYLVIAQTNPELKHRGINALIVDKDTPGFVVGPKENKLGIRGSDTHSLMFTDVKVPKENRIGEDGFGFKFAMQVLAGGRIGIAAQALGIASGAYELSLKYSKERKSFGVPISQHQAIQFKLADMATNIDAARLLCLQAAHDKDAHQDYAKSGAMAKLFASKVAMDTAVEAVQVHGGYGFVKEFHVERMMRDAKITQIYEGTSEIQKIVISREILK, from the coding sequence ATGGATTTCCAGCTCACCGAAGAACAACTTGCCGTTCAGGCGGCCGCCCGCGACTTTGCCCAGAATGAACTTTGGGCCGGCGTAATTGAGCGCGACGAACACCAGAAATTCCCCGCCGAGCAAATCAAGAAGATGGGCGAGTTGGGCTTCCTGGGCATGATGGTAAGCCCCGAGTACGGCGGCGGCGGCATGGATACGGTTTCCTACGTGCTGGCCATGGAAGAAATTTCCAAGGTAGATGCCTCCTGCTCCGTTATCATGTCGGTGAACAACTCGCTGGTGTGCTGGGGCCTGGAGAAATATGGCACCGAGGAGCAAAAGCAGAAATACCTGCCCCGCCTCACTTCCGGCGAAATCATTGGCGCGTTCTGTCTTTCGGAGCCCGAAGCCGGTTCCGATGCCACCATGCAGCGCACCACCGCCGAGGATATGGGTGACCATTACCTGCTGAACGGCACCAAAAACTGGATTACCAACGGCTCCTCTGCTTCTGTATACCTGGTTATTGCCCAGACCAACCCCGAGCTGAAGCACCGCGGTATCAATGCCCTTATCGTAGACAAAGACACGCCCGGTTTCGTGGTAGGCCCCAAAGAAAACAAACTGGGCATCCGCGGCTCCGACACTCACTCCCTCATGTTCACGGACGTGAAAGTGCCCAAAGAAAACCGCATTGGCGAGGATGGCTTCGGCTTTAAGTTTGCCATGCAGGTGCTGGCTGGCGGCCGTATTGGCATTGCGGCCCAGGCCCTGGGCATTGCCTCCGGCGCCTATGAGTTGTCGTTGAAATACTCGAAGGAGCGCAAGTCGTTTGGTGTGCCGATTTCCCAGCACCAGGCTATTCAGTTTAAGCTGGCTGATATGGCTACCAACATTGACGCCGCCCGCCTGCTGTGCCTGCAGGCTGCCCACGATAAGGACGCCCACCAGGATTACGCCAAGTCTGGCGCCATGGCCAAGCTGTTCGCCTCCAAAGTAGCAATGGATACTGCCGTTGAGGCCGTACAGGTGCACGGTGGCTACGGCTTTGTGAAAGAATTCCACGTGGAGCGCATGATGCGAGACGCCAAAATCACGCAGATTTATGAGGGTACTTCCGAGATTCAGAAAATTGTAATCTCGCGGGAAATCCTCAAGTAA
- a CDS encoding geranylgeranylglyceryl/heptaprenylglyceryl phosphate synthase — MRLNSLYEGLSKRRARGQKSLAVLLDPDQLDEAGCRHLLKLSETHPVDYFFVGGSLVLNSYQATLIQLLKSRSKVPVLLFPSHSLHLDGQADGILLLSLISGRNPEFLIGQHVIAAPLLRQSKLQILPTGYMLVDTGRQTTASYVSGTTPLPYDKPGIAACTAMAGEQLGLRLMYLDGGSGAMYPVSPAMIKAVRQAVEVPLIVGGGINTTEKAQDALEAGADVIVIGNQIEKDPGFLPEVVAVVQSFNSVASTALN, encoded by the coding sequence ATGCGCCTCAACAGTCTCTATGAAGGCCTTAGCAAACGCCGCGCCCGCGGCCAGAAGTCGCTGGCCGTATTGCTCGACCCCGACCAGCTGGACGAGGCGGGCTGCCGGCATTTGCTGAAGCTAAGCGAGACCCATCCGGTCGATTACTTTTTTGTAGGGGGTAGCCTGGTACTGAATTCGTACCAGGCTACCCTTATTCAGTTGCTTAAAAGCCGCTCTAAGGTGCCGGTGCTGCTGTTTCCCAGCCACAGTTTACACTTAGATGGACAGGCTGATGGTATTCTGCTGCTGTCGTTGATTTCCGGGCGCAACCCGGAGTTCCTGATTGGGCAGCACGTTATTGCGGCCCCTTTGCTGCGCCAGAGCAAGCTTCAGATTCTGCCCACCGGCTACATGCTGGTAGACACCGGCCGCCAGACCACAGCCAGCTACGTGAGCGGCACCACGCCTCTACCCTACGATAAGCCCGGCATTGCGGCCTGCACGGCCATGGCCGGTGAGCAGCTGGGTCTGCGCCTCATGTACCTGGATGGTGGCAGTGGTGCCATGTATCCGGTATCGCCAGCCATGATTAAGGCCGTACGCCAGGCGGTAGAGGTTCCCCTCATTGTAGGAGGCGGTATCAATACCACTGAAAAAGCGCAGGATGCCCTAGAGGCCGGCGCCGATGTGATTGTTATTGGCAATCAGATTGAAAAAGACCCGGGCTTTCTGCCGGAGGTAGTGGCGGTTGTCCAGTCCTTTAATTCCGTAGCCAGCACGGCCCTTAACTAA
- the rfaE2 gene encoding D-glycero-beta-D-manno-heptose 1-phosphate adenylyltransferase, whose product MWSKEKIFSREALLPVLEQWRQQGRRIVFTNGCFDLLHLGHVDYLEKARHLGDALVVGLNTDASVSRLKPGRPLQDEMARARILASLLFVDAVVLFDEPTPLELIKLVQPDILVKGDDYPISGIVGHEEVLQRGGQVLTVPLVAGYSTTRIVEHIRQHLTP is encoded by the coding sequence ATGTGGAGTAAAGAAAAAATATTCAGCCGCGAGGCCCTGCTGCCCGTGCTGGAGCAATGGCGCCAGCAAGGCCGCCGCATCGTTTTCACCAACGGCTGCTTCGACCTGCTGCACCTCGGCCACGTCGATTATCTGGAGAAAGCCCGGCACTTAGGCGATGCTCTGGTGGTGGGGCTGAACACGGATGCCTCCGTGAGCCGGCTAAAGCCGGGCCGGCCATTGCAGGACGAAATGGCACGGGCCCGCATTCTGGCGTCGCTTTTGTTTGTAGATGCGGTAGTACTCTTCGATGAGCCTACACCGCTGGAGCTGATTAAGCTGGTGCAGCCCGATATTCTGGTAAAGGGCGACGACTATCCCATCAGTGGAATTGTAGGCCACGAGGAAGTGTTACAAAGAGGCGGACAGGTGCTCACCGTACCGCTGGTGGCTGGCTACAGCACCACGCGTATTGTCGAGCACATTCGCCAACATCTTACTCCCTAA
- a CDS encoding zinc metallopeptidase — translation MYYSTSPIYLVVIGAMIVSWLIQWRLRSKFAQYAQIGLKSGLTGRQIAELMLADHGITDVKVISTEGRLSDHYNPADKTVNLSESVYAERSAAAAAVAAHECGHAVQHATAYSMLQFRSAMVPALSAVSRFMPFILLAGVLMLRTSLIPLGVGIALFSLTTLFSFVTLPVEFDASRRALAWIDKRGIVTTQEHAMAKDALWWAAMTYVVAAISSLATLLYYVSIFMGSRDRR, via the coding sequence ATGTACTACTCCACAAGCCCGATCTACTTGGTGGTTATCGGTGCCATGATCGTCAGCTGGCTGATTCAGTGGCGCCTGCGCAGCAAGTTTGCGCAGTATGCCCAGATTGGTCTGAAATCCGGCCTCACGGGCCGGCAGATTGCCGAGCTCATGCTGGCCGACCACGGCATTACCGATGTCAAAGTCATCAGCACGGAAGGCCGCCTCTCTGACCATTACAACCCCGCCGATAAAACGGTGAATCTCTCGGAGTCGGTGTACGCGGAGCGCAGTGCGGCCGCGGCCGCCGTGGCGGCGCACGAGTGCGGCCACGCCGTGCAGCACGCTACCGCCTACAGCATGCTGCAGTTTCGCTCGGCCATGGTGCCGGCCCTGAGTGCCGTGTCCCGCTTCATGCCCTTTATTCTGCTGGCGGGGGTATTAATGCTGCGAACTTCCCTGATTCCGCTGGGTGTGGGCATTGCTCTGTTCTCACTCACTACGCTGTTTTCCTTTGTGACGCTGCCCGTGGAGTTTGATGCTTCCCGCCGGGCGCTGGCCTGGATTGATAAGCGCGGCATTGTAACCACCCAGGAGCACGCCATGGCGAAAGACGCCCTCTGGTGGGCTGCCATGACGTACGTGGTAGCCGCCATCAGCTCCCTGGCTACCTTGCTCTACTACGTAAGCATTTTTATGGGTAGCCGCGACCGGCGCTAA
- a CDS encoding (Fe-S)-binding protein, with translation MHFSIQNILFLLVAVAGFGLFAWQARKIRANILVGRDRDMSGHVNERLWKTLLVAFGQQKMFKRLTPAFLHLIVYIGFIVINIEVIEILIDGIFGTHRVLGFMGPLYSALTGTNEVLGALVVLAVTAFWWRRNVQGVRRFSGPEMRAWPKLDANVILYIEVVLMVALFLMNSADLKAHQLEGKDLDGAFPISQFLTGLLPDNVSSLVVLERVGWWAHIVGILLFLNYLPSSKHFHIIMAFPNVYFSRLVPQGQFSNVDSITHEVKAMMDPTYQVPTPATNPDGSAVAPTPFGAKDVNDLAWTNLLNAYSCTECGRCTSVCPANLTGKLLSPRKIIMDTRDRMEEKYNSPLVFDPALYGKEAKHDPQEQLDKENHTLLRGYVTPEELWACTTCNACVEACPVNINPLESIVEMRRFLVLEESAAPNSLNVMFSNIENNGAPWAFSPSDRFNWADDLYMAEKA, from the coding sequence GTGCATTTTTCTATCCAAAACATTCTCTTCCTGCTGGTAGCGGTGGCGGGCTTTGGCCTGTTTGCCTGGCAGGCACGGAAGATACGGGCCAATATCCTCGTCGGGCGCGACCGGGATATGAGCGGCCACGTGAACGAGCGGCTGTGGAAAACGCTGCTGGTGGCCTTCGGGCAGCAGAAGATGTTTAAACGCCTCACGCCGGCCTTTCTGCACCTGATTGTCTACATCGGCTTCATCGTTATCAATATTGAAGTCATTGAGATTCTGATTGATGGCATTTTCGGTACGCACCGGGTGCTGGGCTTTATGGGGCCGCTTTACTCCGCCCTCACGGGTACCAATGAGGTGCTGGGCGCCCTGGTGGTGCTGGCCGTAACGGCCTTTTGGTGGCGCCGCAACGTGCAGGGCGTACGCCGCTTTTCCGGCCCGGAAATGCGCGCCTGGCCCAAACTCGACGCCAACGTTATTCTCTACATTGAAGTGGTGCTGATGGTGGCGCTGTTCCTGATGAACTCCGCCGACCTGAAAGCCCACCAGCTGGAAGGCAAAGACCTGGACGGTGCCTTCCCCATCAGCCAGTTTCTGACGGGCTTGCTGCCGGATAACGTGAGCAGCCTAGTGGTGCTGGAGCGCGTGGGCTGGTGGGCGCACATTGTGGGTATTCTGCTGTTTCTGAACTACCTGCCCTCGTCCAAGCACTTCCACATTATCATGGCTTTCCCGAACGTGTACTTCTCCCGGCTGGTGCCGCAGGGGCAGTTCTCGAATGTGGACAGTATCACCCACGAGGTGAAGGCCATGATGGACCCCACCTACCAGGTACCGACTCCGGCCACCAACCCCGATGGTTCGGCCGTAGCGCCCACTCCGTTTGGCGCTAAAGACGTGAACGACCTGGCCTGGACCAACCTGCTCAACGCTTACTCCTGCACCGAGTGCGGCCGCTGCACCTCCGTGTGCCCGGCCAACCTGACGGGCAAGCTACTTTCGCCGCGCAAAATCATTATGGACACGCGCGACCGGATGGAGGAGAAGTATAACTCCCCGTTGGTGTTCGACCCGGCCCTCTACGGCAAGGAAGCCAAGCACGACCCCCAGGAGCAGCTCGACAAGGAAAATCACACCCTGCTGCGCGGCTACGTTACGCCCGAGGAACTCTGGGCCTGCACCACCTGCAATGCCTGCGTGGAAGCCTGCCCCGTGAATATCAACCCCCTGGAAAGCATTGTGGAAATGCGCCGCTTCCTGGTGCTGGAAGAGTCAGCGGCCCCCAACTCGCTCAACGTCATGTTCTCCAACATTGAGAACAACGGCGCGCCCTGGGCCTTCTCACCTTCCGACCGGTTTAACTGGGCCGATGATCTGTACATGGCCGAAAAAGCTTAA
- a CDS encoding FAD-dependent oxidoreductase, which translates to MPNRASGAHTSGATQSVWFPTADALPSFSPLKKPLSADVVIVGAGIAGLTTAYLLGKEGKKVVVLEDGEIASGESGRTTAHLSNALDEGYSTLENLFGQEGARLAAESHGAAIDEIERIALTEKIACDFSRLDGYLFLPANGKPGELAEEIKAAHRAGLKKVEQLADAGVKGFKTGECLRFPNQGQFHILKYLHGLAEAITAQGGQIFTHTHVDTVEGGAQARVVTAQGIEVTAQAIVIATNTPFNDRVVMHTKQAPYRTYALAARVPKGSIAKALYWDTADPYHYIRLQEAPEVDYDLLIVGGEDHKTGQEENPAERLRCLEEWTREHFPQMTDIEYQWSGQVMEPVDGLGFAGRNPLDNDNVYLITGDSGHGMTHSTLGAMLVRDLIIGRSNPWEKLYHPGRVTLKPESIKEFVRENVNVATEYTELVTGGDVANAEDIPAGSGAVLRRGITKVAVYKASNGKVHECSAICPHLGCVVHWNGLEKSWDCPCHGSRFDAYGKLLMGPANTGLAPAE; encoded by the coding sequence ATGCCTAACCGTGCTTCTGGTGCCCATACTTCCGGCGCTACTCAATCTGTCTGGTTTCCTACCGCCGACGCGCTACCCTCCTTTTCGCCGCTAAAAAAGCCCCTAAGTGCCGATGTGGTGATTGTAGGAGCCGGTATTGCGGGCCTCACCACGGCTTATTTATTGGGTAAGGAAGGCAAAAAGGTGGTGGTGCTGGAAGACGGGGAAATAGCCAGCGGCGAAAGCGGCCGTACCACCGCCCACCTGTCTAATGCGCTGGATGAGGGCTACTCTACCCTGGAAAACCTCTTTGGCCAGGAAGGCGCCCGGCTGGCGGCCGAGAGTCACGGAGCCGCTATTGATGAGATAGAGCGCATTGCGCTGACCGAAAAAATAGCCTGTGATTTTTCCCGCCTGGATGGCTACCTGTTCCTGCCCGCCAACGGCAAGCCAGGTGAGTTGGCCGAGGAGATAAAAGCCGCGCACCGCGCCGGTCTGAAAAAAGTAGAGCAGCTGGCCGATGCAGGAGTAAAAGGCTTTAAAACCGGGGAGTGCCTGCGGTTTCCTAACCAAGGGCAGTTTCACATTTTGAAGTACTTACACGGGCTGGCCGAGGCTATAACGGCGCAGGGCGGACAGATTTTTACCCATACCCACGTAGATACCGTGGAAGGCGGCGCCCAGGCCCGGGTAGTTACTGCCCAGGGCATAGAAGTAACGGCCCAGGCCATTGTTATTGCCACCAATACGCCCTTCAACGACCGGGTGGTGATGCATACCAAACAAGCTCCTTATCGCACCTACGCGCTGGCCGCCCGCGTACCCAAGGGCTCCATTGCCAAAGCCCTGTATTGGGATACCGCCGACCCTTACCACTACATTCGCCTACAGGAAGCCCCCGAAGTCGACTACGACCTGCTGATTGTGGGCGGCGAAGACCACAAGACAGGGCAGGAAGAAAACCCGGCCGAGCGCCTGCGCTGCCTGGAGGAGTGGACGCGTGAACATTTCCCGCAGATGACGGACATTGAATATCAATGGTCGGGGCAGGTGATGGAACCGGTTGATGGACTGGGCTTTGCCGGCCGCAATCCGCTGGACAACGACAATGTGTACCTGATTACCGGCGACTCCGGCCACGGTATGACGCACAGCACCCTGGGTGCCATGCTGGTGCGCGACTTAATTATCGGCCGCTCCAACCCCTGGGAGAAGCTCTACCACCCCGGCCGCGTTACCCTCAAGCCAGAATCCATCAAGGAGTTTGTGCGCGAAAATGTGAACGTGGCCACCGAGTATACCGAGCTGGTTACGGGCGGCGACGTCGCCAACGCTGAGGATATTCCGGCTGGCTCGGGGGCGGTTTTGCGCCGGGGTATCACCAAGGTAGCCGTGTATAAGGCTTCCAATGGGAAAGTACACGAGTGCTCGGCCATCTGCCCGCACCTGGGCTGCGTAGTGCATTGGAATGGGCTGGAAAAAAGCTGGGACTGCCCCTGCCACGGCTCCCGTTTTGATGCCTATGGCAAGCTGCTGATGGGCCCCGCCAATACCGGGCTGGCGCCGGCGGAGTAG
- a CDS encoding (Fe-S)-binding protein → MADLAARGETPEVLFWVGCAGAFDDRYKRVTRAFVRILEHVGVKYAVLGMEETCTGDPAKRAGNEFLFQMQAMQNITTLNGYGIKTVVTACPHCFNTIKNEYPALGGEYEVIHHSTFLQQLINQGRVKAEGGESFKGRRITFHDSCYLGRANNIYEAPRAVLEVLDADLVEMKRCKTNGLCCGAGGAQMWKEPEPGKKDINIERTEEALATLDGNAEVLGNLTGVESTAPGLPAGSNHGGSIIAVGCPFCMTMMADGVKNKEREQDVQVFDLAELIASAEGLNA, encoded by the coding sequence ATGGCTGATCTGGCTGCCCGGGGCGAAACTCCAGAAGTATTGTTCTGGGTGGGCTGCGCCGGCGCCTTCGATGACCGGTATAAGCGCGTAACGCGGGCCTTCGTGCGCATTCTGGAACATGTGGGCGTGAAGTACGCCGTGCTGGGCATGGAAGAAACCTGCACTGGCGACCCCGCCAAGCGCGCCGGTAACGAGTTCCTGTTTCAGATGCAGGCCATGCAGAACATTACCACGCTGAATGGCTACGGCATCAAAACCGTGGTAACGGCCTGCCCGCACTGCTTCAACACCATCAAAAACGAGTACCCGGCCCTGGGCGGCGAGTACGAGGTAATTCACCACAGCACTTTTCTGCAGCAGCTTATTAACCAAGGCCGCGTGAAGGCCGAAGGCGGTGAGTCGTTTAAAGGCCGCCGCATTACCTTCCACGATTCCTGCTACCTGGGCCGCGCCAACAACATCTACGAGGCGCCCCGTGCCGTGCTGGAAGTGCTGGACGCCGACCTGGTTGAAATGAAGCGCTGCAAAACCAACGGCCTCTGCTGCGGCGCCGGCGGGGCGCAGATGTGGAAAGAACCTGAGCCCGGCAAAAAAGATATCAACATTGAGCGCACGGAGGAAGCCCTGGCTACGCTGGACGGCAACGCCGAAGTGCTGGGTAACCTGACCGGTGTGGAAAGCACCGCGCCCGGCCTGCCCGCCGGCTCCAACCACGGCGGTAGCATCATTGCGGTAGGCTGCCCTTTCTGCATGACCATGATGGCCGACGGCGTGAAAAATAAGGAGCGCGAGCAGGACGTGCAGGTGTTTGACCTGGCCGAGCTGATTGCTTCGGCGGAAGGTTTAAATGCCTAA
- a CDS encoding helix-turn-helix domain-containing protein has protein sequence MEDYNKVIESLGVRYIKAKNLVLQQPFTVRNSYDVGNNLILLHKGHISFGDDEQTTVEEGEMLFIPGGRATRVAYGEGGGKVITNDDLISNKDKFFHSNSDLDLIGDAEESHSFVSFEAKVFDSVNFFASLDVPAFLITGNSKLANLVIKVVEESLQELPGRERLITIYTENIVVEIVRYILKNKMFVEQLATNSTYFKDPRLIDLFNYIKENLGGDLSNKVLSGVANVSEDYVGQYFKMLTGINPQDYIEYQRMERAVFLLRTTKKSIRDIGKEVGYKDTAYFCRRFKMMFGIPAGKMRRRESAMNI, from the coding sequence ATGGAAGATTACAATAAAGTGATAGAGTCGCTCGGCGTCCGCTACATCAAAGCGAAGAACCTCGTCTTGCAGCAGCCTTTCACGGTGCGCAATTCGTATGACGTAGGCAATAACCTGATTCTGCTGCACAAGGGACACATCTCCTTTGGCGATGATGAGCAGACCACGGTAGAAGAGGGCGAAATGCTCTTTATTCCCGGCGGTCGGGCCACGCGCGTGGCCTACGGCGAAGGCGGCGGTAAGGTCATTACCAACGATGACCTGATCAGCAACAAAGACAAGTTTTTCCACTCCAACTCTGACCTCGACCTCATCGGCGACGCCGAAGAAAGCCACAGCTTTGTGAGCTTTGAGGCCAAGGTATTTGACTCGGTTAACTTCTTTGCCTCCCTTGATGTACCTGCTTTCCTGATTACCGGCAATTCCAAGCTGGCTAACCTGGTGATTAAGGTAGTAGAGGAAAGCCTGCAGGAACTGCCCGGCCGGGAGCGTCTCATCACGATTTACACCGAGAATATTGTGGTGGAGATTGTGCGCTACATCTTGAAAAACAAGATGTTTGTGGAGCAGCTGGCCACCAACAGCACCTACTTCAAGGACCCCCGCCTCATTGACCTGTTTAACTACATCAAAGAGAACCTGGGCGGCGACCTGTCGAACAAGGTACTCAGCGGCGTAGCCAACGTGTCAGAAGACTATGTAGGCCAGTACTTCAAGATGCTGACCGGCATCAACCCCCAGGACTACATCGAATACCAGCGTATGGAGCGGGCCGTATTCCTGTTGCGCACCACCAAGAAGAGCATCCGCGACATCGGGAAAGAAGTGGGGTACAAAGACACCGCTTATTTCTGCCGTCGTTTTAAGATGATGTTTGGCATCCCAGCCGGCAAAATGCGCCGTCGCGAGTCCGCTATGAACATCTAA
- a CDS encoding J domain-containing protein — protein MSPNHYHILGVTTTATALEIKQAYKRLALRYHPDRHRGDTRFEEQFKQVSVAYGILSDPARRASYDHGLRQDTLRADAARRQQQFRAQGQRVYGVPMPAAQPLRTRRPASSAERHYRPIPRRRTRFTRRDYWLMLVAAGLFILFGVSVKVTMDHLTALSNYDDGLQAYVERRWSVAHAYFSEAVHFKPEFSAARRRRGEIEQLVFHDYANALTDYEVAIREPASVRQAAELWWRVGQCQTEQGHMEKALRSYTQAIRLDSTLAGPWLDRGELRMFEQRQFRAAIRDLSMGLRQRAVQGQSPSVRYQTYRGLAWFKLGEYDAAREDYQQVLLNNPHNGQIHFLLGRLAQEQGKPTAACEFYARAVLLGYSYAEEARLKSGCQ, from the coding sequence TTGAGCCCGAACCATTACCACATCCTGGGAGTAACCACTACGGCTACGGCGCTGGAGATAAAGCAGGCATATAAGCGGCTGGCACTCCGCTACCACCCCGACCGCCACCGGGGCGACACCCGCTTTGAAGAGCAGTTTAAGCAGGTAAGCGTTGCCTACGGCATCTTATCGGACCCGGCCCGCCGGGCCTCCTACGACCACGGCTTACGCCAGGATACGCTGCGGGCTGATGCCGCACGCCGCCAGCAGCAGTTCCGGGCCCAGGGCCAGCGTGTGTACGGGGTACCCATGCCCGCCGCCCAGCCCTTGCGCACGCGCCGGCCGGCTTCCTCGGCGGAGCGCCATTACCGGCCCATTCCCCGGCGCCGCACCCGGTTTACCCGCCGCGACTACTGGTTGATGCTGGTGGCAGCCGGCTTGTTTATCCTCTTTGGGGTGTCAGTAAAAGTAACCATGGACCACCTGACGGCCCTTTCCAACTACGACGATGGCCTGCAAGCGTACGTGGAGCGGCGGTGGAGCGTGGCGCATGCCTATTTCTCGGAAGCAGTGCACTTCAAGCCCGAATTCAGCGCTGCCCGGCGGCGGCGCGGGGAGATAGAGCAGCTGGTATTTCACGATTATGCCAATGCGCTGACGGACTATGAGGTAGCCATACGGGAGCCCGCCTCGGTACGGCAGGCTGCTGAGCTGTGGTGGCGCGTGGGCCAGTGCCAAACCGAGCAGGGGCACATGGAGAAAGCCCTGCGTAGCTACACCCAGGCCATTCGGCTGGACTCTACTCTGGCTGGCCCCTGGCTGGATAGGGGCGAGCTGCGCATGTTTGAGCAGCGGCAGTTCCGGGCCGCCATCCGGGATTTATCCATGGGCCTGCGGCAGCGGGCGGTGCAGGGGCAGAGCCCCTCGGTGCGCTACCAGACCTACCGGGGGCTGGCCTGGTTTAAGCTGGGCGAGTATGATGCCGCCCGGGAGGATTATCAGCAGGTGCTGCTGAATAATCCGCACAATGGGCAGATTCATTTCCTGCTGGGGCGGCTGGCCCAGGAGCAGGGCAAGCCTACGGCTGCCTGTGAGTTTTATGCGCGCGCCGTGCTGCTAGGCTATAGCTACGCCGAGGAAGCCCGCCTGAAAAGCGGCTGCCAATAA
- a CDS encoding phage holin family protein gives MANDDDATKTPRNDSLIGNLMGYLDTRIDLVRLETQEKVKNAFVGTAHGLTMAIIGLLFLVFLSIFAGLALNAAFDSSYWGFGIVAAIYLLLLIVFIVGVDKKLFQGLADKMLSNTIYKSDKRQA, from the coding sequence ATGGCTAACGACGACGACGCTACCAAAACGCCCCGCAATGACAGTTTGATCGGAAACCTGATGGGTTATCTCGACACGCGTATTGATCTGGTACGCCTTGAGACCCAGGAAAAAGTTAAAAATGCCTTCGTTGGTACGGCCCATGGCCTGACCATGGCTATCATTGGGCTGCTGTTTCTGGTATTCCTGAGCATTTTTGCCGGCCTGGCCCTGAATGCCGCCTTTGATAGCTCTTATTGGGGCTTCGGAATTGTAGCGGCTATTTATCTGCTGCTGCTGATTGTCTTTATAGTGGGCGTGGATAAAAAGCTGTTTCAGGGGCTGGCCGACAAGATGCTGAGCAATACCATTTATAAATCTGATAAACGCCAAGCCTAA